From the genome of Deltaproteobacteria bacterium, one region includes:
- a CDS encoding acyl-CoA thioesterase — translation MNDLLQGKTFEESMVETTELIQPNDGNHLGNVFGGKVLSMIDLTGAMAAMRHCRTIVVTASMDRVDFRHPIRIGTLAIVKARLNGAFRTSVEVGVDIFSENPLTGARCKTCTALVTYVALDGKGRPTPVPPLVCRTVEEEALQRKAEERKRLRDAERPRESCPDGF, via the coding sequence ATGAATGATCTGTTGCAGGGAAAGACCTTTGAGGAATCGATGGTGGAAACGACGGAGCTGATCCAGCCCAATGACGGGAACCATCTGGGAAATGTTTTTGGCGGGAAAGTCCTCTCCATGATCGACCTGACGGGGGCCATGGCGGCCATGCGTCATTGTCGGACCATCGTTGTGACCGCCTCCATGGATCGGGTCGATTTCCGTCACCCGATCCGGATCGGGACGCTGGCCATCGTTAAGGCAAGGCTCAACGGCGCCTTTCGGACTTCGGTGGAGGTGGGCGTCGATATCTTTTCCGAAAATCCCCTTACCGGCGCCCGTTGCAAGACCTGCACAGCCCTCGTGACCTACGTTGCCCTGGACGGGAAGGGGCGCCCCACTCCCGTTCCCCCCCTGGTTTGCCGCACCGTGGAGGAGGAGGCGCTTCAGAGGAAGGCCGAAGAGCGGAAACGCCTGCGCGATGCGGAACGCCCCCGCGAATCCTGTCCGGACGGTTTCTGA